TTGAAAAATGTGGATACAAATGTGTATTGCTCAAAACTTACTAAGGGTCTTCTTGAAAATAAATTTAAAGAACATGGTCTTAATCCAAACAAGATTAAGATGGTTAATGTTAATAATACTGTTAAAGCTGGAAGTCTAAGCGCTGAATTTATTAGAGTCAGCCACTCAATTCCAGATGCTTGTGCTATAGCTGTAAAATCTCCGATTGGCACTGTAATATTTACAGGTGACTTTAAGATGGACTTTACACCAATAGACAATGATCCAACAGACATCCAAAGGCTAGCAGAACTTGGAAAAAAAGGAGTTCTTGCTCTATTTGCAGATTCTACAAATGTTGAAAGAGAAGGATTTTCCTTAAGTGAAAAAGTGGTTGGTGAGACTTTTGTTAAGATTTTTGGACAAGCTAAATCAAGGATAATTGTTGCAACATTTGCATCAAACCTTCACAGAGTCCAACAAATAATTACCGCTGCAGAAAAATACAATAGAAAAGTTGCCCTATCTGGTAGGTCAATGCTAAATAATGTTAGGATTGCAAACGAGTTAGGTTATCTAAAAATAAAGAAAAATACCTTAATCGACATGAAAGCTATCAAAAAATATGCTGATGACGAGCTAGTAATTCTATCAACAGGTACTCAAGGGGAGCCTCTAAGCGCACTTACAAGAATGGCAAATAAAGAGCATAGACAAATTACCTTGAATGAAACAGATATGGTTATCCTATCATCATCAGCCATTCCAGGCAATGAAATGGCTATAAATACTACAATCAACAACTTGACAAAGATTGGTTGTAAGATTATTTATTCTTCACTTGCTAAAGTTCACGCTTCAGGTCACGCTTGCCAGGAAGAAATTAAATTAATGTACCAATTAATTACACCAACATACTTAATTCCTGCCCATGGTGAGATTAGACAATTACAAAAACATTCTGATATAGCCCAAGATATGGGTCAGCCAAAAGAAAATATCTTTATATGTGAAAATGGAGATATCATTGAATTTACAAAGAAATCTGCAGTAGTAAAAGGAAAAGTTCAAGCAGGAAATGTTTTAGTTGATGGATCTGGTATTGGTGATGTTGGTAATATCGTCCTTAAAGATAGAAAACACCTATCAGAAGATGGACTAATGGTTGTTTCAATTACTTTTGATAGACATACACAAGAACTTTTAGCTGGACCTGAAATTGTATCACGTGGTTTTGTTTATGTTAAAGAAAACCA
This genomic window from Anaerococcus murdochii contains:
- a CDS encoding ribonuclease J, with product MTNEKKLRIIPIGGLHEVGKNCTLVEYGNDMIMIDCGLTFPDEEMLGVDIVIPDFTYVEENKNKLRGIFVTHGHEDHVGAIPYFLKNVDTNVYCSKLTKGLLENKFKEHGLNPNKIKMVNVNNTVKAGSLSAEFIRVSHSIPDACAIAVKSPIGTVIFTGDFKMDFTPIDNDPTDIQRLAELGKKGVLALFADSTNVEREGFSLSEKVVGETFVKIFGQAKSRIIVATFASNLHRVQQIITAAEKYNRKVALSGRSMLNNVRIANELGYLKIKKNTLIDMKAIKKYADDELVILSTGTQGEPLSALTRMANKEHRQITLNETDMVILSSSAIPGNEMAINTTINNLTKIGCKIIYSSLAKVHASGHACQEEIKLMYQLITPTYLIPAHGEIRQLQKHSDIAQDMGQPKENIFICENGDIIEFTKKSAVVKGKVQAGNVLVDGSGIGDVGNIVLKDRKHLSEDGLMVVSITFDRHTQELLAGPEIVSRGFVYVKENQDIIENAKDVVLRSINKCKKQDIKALSQIKYQIREDLKSYIYNELGRDPMILPVISEIEDGKY